The region GAGTGCTCGGGAATTGAGAAGGGACTGATTGGGATTCCCTCGCTTTCCATCTGCTCACGATATTCTTCGAAGATCTTTGCGTTTCCAACACGACAGGGTACCGTCCCGCAAATCGTCACGTCAACATTCATTCCTCGGAACCCCTTTTCGATTGCTGCTAACGTATCTTCAAGTTCTTTCTGAGAGGCTTTCCCTTTCGGGGTAAGTTCGATCGGCACCATGATGTTCTGCGCCGCGACGAGCGCGTTGTCAACTAGCTTTGTGTGGGTTGCTTGTGTATCTACAATCACCACATCGTAACCGTTGCTCAATTCTTCAATCGCGTCACGAACCACGAAAAATTGATCTGCTGCCATCCGCGGTGAATCAGCGACCGCTGATTCAAAGTTCCCCATATCCTCGTGTCCTGGCACGAGATCAAAATGCTCGGTTTCGACAATAATTTCATCCAGTCCTATATTGTCGAACAGAACATCCATAATATTTGGTTCGACGATGTATCCAGTGTCTTCATCGTCGTACGTGAGTTCGCCATATCCACAGTAATGCGTTAATGCCCCTCGTTGTGGATCAAGGTCTACAGCGAGGACATTATATCCGTCACGCCCGATTGCTGCCGCAGTTTGCATCGCATTTGTTGTCTTACCAGGCCCTCCGCTGGCAGACCACCAAGTGAACCCAATTGCCATATGTAGAATAATACTGCCATCCATAATAAAAGTTCGCCAGACAAGCCACCTTTCAACAAGATGGCCAAACAGGCGTCTGTATGGCCATATTATTTGCCTACTGTATTTTTGTTTAGTAAGTCTTCTAGA is a window of Haloarcula pelagica DNA encoding:
- a CDS encoding ParA family protein, whose product is MAIGFTWWSASGGPGKTTNAMQTAAAIGRDGYNVLAVDLDPQRGALTHYCGYGELTYDDEDTGYIVEPNIMDVLFDNIGLDEIIVETEHFDLVPGHEDMGNFESAVADSPRMAADQFFVVRDAIEELSNGYDVVIVDTQATHTKLVDNALVAAQNIMVPIELTPKGKASQKELEDTLAAIEKGFRGMNVDVTICGTVPCRVGNAKIFEEYREQMESEGIPISPFSIPEHSLLRYTWDKRMDLFSFIESDETRELRSYEEHVPLAYKVIGRWMVGEYSYEEAIDRWDDVKDMKMGDATPEKLLEGADPTTEVDA